In Sorghum bicolor cultivar BTx623 chromosome 10, Sorghum_bicolor_NCBIv3, whole genome shotgun sequence, one genomic interval encodes:
- the LOC8066868 gene encoding protein arginine N-methyltransferase 7, whose amino-acid sequence MPSCLCLLPGIAPRPPPAALRRLLLLLRRRRMASSGPARAFQLRLNPLTGDSEWLVVDEAEAEAEAPAPTHHKQLLAATSYLDMLNDASRNRAYRLAIDATVTDPTSRVLDIGAGTGLLSMMAARALAVAGGEEGRGSVSACESYLPMGKLTRRVLRANGMENKVKVFHKRSDELRVGVELDSRADILVSEILDSELLGEGLIPTLQHAHDMLLVKNPKTVPYRATTYGVLVESVSLWKMHDLHSNEANAEDGVWLTPSGTQNVLSVKSQQHAMQCDALADEIRLLSEPFKVFEFDFSKRPDSRRETKIEIKATADGHAHAIVSWWVLQLDSAESIFYSTAPRWVRQSSSVDLPQYANGTKDWCDHWKQCVWFIQGTGAPAKKDQALSLSASHNQTSISYQLNMNGEGSRSPKSNHLTLLPEKVALYGDKGWRSALISVIRNSMSERSSPTCIVADDSVFLALVVSSLLPSSKVFTMFPSLRDKGFNYLQAVADANNLSMDQIKVIGKKASSLTMNDLNHEKVNLIVGEPFYHGSEGMLPWQNLRFWNERTLLDPLLSEDAFIMPCKGILRFCAMSLPDLWRSRRDLKDVEGFDHSVVNDTLGACGDLPGEQQGPCLPYYVWQCGYTKKLSEVYSLMDFNFSEPIHSCFGETKIEFAHDGTCHGFAIWIDWVLDKENAIVISTGPESRYWKQGVQLLSKPVQVNRANSVMHVEAHFDAEMGELAFKSTTLS is encoded by the exons ATGCCGAGCTGCCTCTGCCTCCTCCCCGGCATCGCGCCACGCCCACCGCCGGCCGCtctccgccgcctcctcctcctcctccgccgccgcagaATGGCCTCCTCCGGGCCGGCCCGCGCCTTCCAGCTCCGCCTCAACCCGCTCACCGGCGACTCCGAGTGGCTCGTCGTCGACGAGGCGGAAGCGGAAGCGGAAGCGCCTGCGCCGACCCACCACAAGCAGCTCCTCGCCGCTACCTCCTACCTCGACATGCTCAACGACGCCTCCCGCAACCGCGCGTACCGCCTCGCCATCGACGCCACGGTCACGGACCCCACTTCCCGCGTCCTCGACATCGG AGCTGGGACGGGGTTGCTGTCCATGATGGCTGCGCGAGCTTTGGCAGTTGCTGGAGGTGAAGAAGGTAGGGGAAGTGTGTCAGCATGCGAGTCCTACCTTCCAATGGGCAAACTAACACGGAGGGTACTCAGAGCCAATGGGATGGAAAACAAGGTCAAAGTATTTCACAAGCGTTCAGATGAGCTCAGAGTTGGAGTCGAGCTTGATTCTCGAGCTGATATACTG GTAAGTGAAATTCTTGATTCTGAGCTGTTGGGTGAGGGTCTCATACCTACTCTACAGCATGCGCATGACATGTTATTGGTGAAAAATCCAAAGACAGTTCCATATCGAGCTACTACATATGGAGTG TTAGTTGAGAGCGTGTCCTTGTGGAAGATGCATGATCTGCACAGCAATGAAGCAAATGCTGAAGATGGTGTGTGGCTTACTCCCAGTGGAACACAAAATGTCCTTTCTGTGAAGTCACAACAACATGCGATGCAATGTGATGCTCTGGCAGATGAAATAAGATTG CTGTCAGAACCCttcaaagtttttgaatttgacTTTTCGAAACGGCCAGATAGTCGTCGTGAAACAAAGATTGAGATAAAAGCAACTGCTGATGGGCATGCTCATGCTATTGTTTCATG GTGGGTGCTTCAACTGGATTCTGCTGAGTCAATCTTTTACTCAACTGCTCCTAGATGGGTGAGACAATCCAGCAGTGTGGATTTACCACAATACGCCAATG GCACAAAGGATTGGTGTGATCACTGGAAGCAGTGTGTTTGGTTTATACAAGGGACAGGGGCTCCTGCAAAGAAAGATCAAGCTCTTTCTTTGAGCGCTAGCCATAACCAAACTAGCATCTCATATCAGTTGAATATGAATGGCGAAGGAAGTAGAAGCCCCAAAAGTAACCATCTAACATTGCTGCCAGAAAAGGTAGCACTTTATGGTGATAAAGGTTGGAGATCAGCGTTGATAAGTGTAATCAGGAATTCT ATGAGTGAAAGATCCTCTCCAACCTGCATTGTGGCTGATGACAGCGTGTTCCTAGCTCTCGTAGTTTCTTCTCTGTTACCGTCTTCCAAAGTTTTTACAATGTTTCCAAGTCTTAGAGACAAGGGCTTCAACTATCTTCAAGCTGTTGCAGATGCAAATAATTTATCCATGGACCAGATTAAAGTGATTGGTAAAAAGGCATCATCCCTTACTATGAATGACTTAAATCATGAAAAG GTTAATCTGATAGTGGGGGAGCCTTTTTATCATGGAAGTGAAGGAATGCTGCCATGGCAAAATCTGCGTTTCTG GAATGAAAGGACTCTGCTTGATCCATTGCTATCTGAGGATGCATTCATCATGCCTTGTAAGGGAATATTAAGATTCTGTGCCATGTCACTTCCG GATTTGTGGAGAAGCCGTCGTGACCTTAAAGATGTTGAGGGTTTTGACCACTCAGTAGTTAATGATACTTTAGGAGCCTGCGGTGACCTGcctggagagcagcaaggccctTGCCTACCTTATTATGTGTGGCAATGTGGTTATACCAAG AAATTAAGTGAAGTGTACTCTCTCATGGACTTCAACTTTTCTGAGCCTATTCACTCTTGTTTTGGTGAAACAAAG ATTGAGTTTGCCCACGATGGAACATGCCATGGTTTCGCTATTTGGATCGACTGGGTACTTGACAAGGAAAATGCCATCGTGATAAGCACCGGACCAG AGAGCAGATACTGGAAGCAAGGAGTGCAGCTGCTTAGCAAGCCTGTACAAGTGAATCGAGCGAATTCGGTGATGCATGTGGAGGCCCATTTCGATGCTGAAATGGGGGAGCTCGCGTTTAAATCCACCACGCTTTCATGA